The region GGGTGGCCTGCGACCACGGCCCGGCCCGCGGCGCCACGGTCCCCGACGGGCGGCCGGACGCACCGGGCCCCATGGTCCACGTCGCCCTCGACGCCGACGTCGACGCGGTTCTGGAGGAGATCGCGCGCCGCCTGCGGGACTGAGGGGCTGCGGGGCCGAGGGTTGCGGGACCGGAGGGGCTCAGGCCAGGCCGTGCTCGATCGCGTAGCGGACCAGCGCGGCCCGGCCGGGCACGTCCAGCTTGCGCAGCGTGCGCTGGATGTGGTTCTCGACCGTCCGCGGGGAGAGCACGAGCCGGGTCGCGATCTGCCGGGCGGTGAGCCCCTCGACGACGAGGCGCAGCACCTCGGCCTCGCGCTCGGTGAGGTGCGGGACGACCTGCGCGCCCGGATCCGCGACGGACTCCAGCACGATCTCCGCGAGCCCCTGGCCGAACGCGACGCCCCCCGACGCCGCCGAGCGGATGATGTCCGCGGCGGCCGGGTCGTCCCGCAGCACGTAGCCGGTCGCGCCCGCACGCACCACGTCCAGCACCGCGGTGTGCTCGGCGCGGGCGGACACCGCGACGACGGGGACGTCCGGGGCCTCCGCGGCTAGGGCGCCGACCGCGATCGTGGCGCGCTCGTCCGCGTCCAGGTCCACCACGACGACGTCCGGCCGGAC is a window of Pseudonocardia sp. T1-2H DNA encoding:
- a CDS encoding response regulator transcription factor, with the protein product MAARGGGVSGVDGASTTAVVVGIPVGAEPLTLAGFDVVALVASADAVPGVLQVRPDVVVVDLDADERATIAVGALAAEAPDVPVVAVSARAEHTAVLDVVRAGATGYVLRDDPAAADIIRSAASGGVAFGQGLAEIVLESVADPGAQVVPHLTEREAEVLRLVVEGLTARQIATRLVLSPRTVENHIQRTLRKLDVPGRAALVRYAIEHGLA